The proteins below are encoded in one region of Parvicella tangerina:
- a CDS encoding T9SS type A sorting domain-containing protein — MGWLTCYSQDTGPGGVGTAANTAFWLDAGSLGLGDGAAVSSWADQGGNGNDFSQSVGGSQPTYHLSGSINGLPTVDFGGAHFLESGAIPELDSDEISFFIVSKSNINMTNGSVRCLINNETDLTNQAWKSFYYRASSVDSYMVRHGKDASLGNVISSSKFPTSEIQTPKILSQFWTASNNINGKIDGSTNAGQSGADLSGWTHTKTTIGSQFGSIRFFNGEIAEVIVFDEVVNAAQEIIIYNYLGAKYNISLDANAHYTAGATHGAEVAGIGREDASNIHNSAQGSGIVAVTSAGITSDGAYLLWGHDEGGLTTTAVNTPAAYAATGGTRLVQEWKVSEVSEVGDITLEFDLTGITFGKDDQYELLVDEDGDGDFSDAITYSGIPTGDIISFSLTANDLDDGYLFTIGNTQEKIISVIDGQNWNDVTTWSSDFLPTTLNDVIVDNGHAVTVSDNQFSLDLTVNGTGTLVVDNGANLEVSGNVDSDGTFTCNSGSKITLNGAVAQTLDFVGTIALDSLEVNNANGVTFNTGSFTFSGTLFPTSGDVDFGANSVTFLSDATGTASIGPIGGGVAITMTNVTSQRFIEGGDAGWTEVGFPFDNSFKLSDWDDELFISGPGGTFLDGCAYGSGGSCFTSVKYWDPSLSKMFGVTNADSAVNAGRGFDIYLGDNLSTFSAATISTTKNLNLNANPAIAVQNGWNFIANPVLAPIDWNNVTLGGGVNNYFWVFDAEDGWQFYEPGGSPETFSANLTGGIISAYQGIWVFNSGGASDVTFNESAKSVGSSDAFVKSLNGKASIEHNCFTMRMEDKLSPTTFGKLYIDFANERSNMPKLPTLPGSYKSINLYADFEGEQYSVLTLGTYIEDCIRLPIGMEGVSAGVFSLSFDNVPKDRELYIVNYVSGERIRVTSKSDIEIYLTEQNRSAFKLLVLSKSGDCETSAHEDLNVAYNDWDGIVVTDFSNTEMEVHTFNVFDLTGKLILSEKSAVDTASKYVIPANLSAGSYIIEVRSASGIVGTGKVVVTQN; from the coding sequence ATGGGATGGTTAACTTGTTATTCTCAGGATACCGGACCAGGAGGGGTTGGAACCGCAGCTAATACTGCATTCTGGTTGGACGCTGGAAGCTTAGGTCTGGGGGATGGAGCTGCTGTGAGTTCTTGGGCTGATCAGGGTGGTAACGGTAATGATTTTTCTCAAAGTGTTGGAGGAAGCCAGCCTACGTATCACCTGAGTGGTTCGATTAACGGACTTCCTACAGTTGATTTCGGTGGGGCACATTTCTTGGAGTCTGGAGCAATCCCTGAGTTAGATTCTGATGAAATATCCTTTTTTATCGTTTCAAAGAGTAATATTAACATGACTAATGGGAGCGTTCGTTGTTTAATAAATAATGAAACTGATTTGACAAACCAAGCTTGGAAATCTTTTTATTATCGTGCGAGTAGCGTGGATAGTTACATGGTGCGGCATGGTAAGGATGCTTCGTTGGGTAATGTCATATCATCTTCCAAATTTCCAACTTCTGAAATTCAAACGCCTAAAATTCTTTCGCAATTTTGGACTGCCAGTAACAATATTAACGGTAAGATAGATGGTTCTACGAACGCAGGTCAATCCGGTGCTGACCTAAGTGGTTGGACACATACCAAAACCACCATTGGATCGCAATTTGGGTCAATAAGATTTTTTAATGGTGAAATTGCTGAAGTGATTGTGTTTGATGAAGTTGTGAATGCCGCTCAAGAGATTATTATCTACAATTATCTGGGGGCGAAATATAACATTTCATTGGATGCCAACGCTCACTACACCGCAGGGGCGACCCATGGAGCTGAGGTTGCAGGGATAGGTCGTGAAGATGCGAGTAATATACACAATTCGGCACAGGGTTCTGGTATTGTTGCTGTCACTTCTGCCGGCATTACCTCTGATGGCGCTTATCTCTTATGGGGACATGATGAGGGTGGTTTAACAACGACCGCAGTAAATACTCCAGCGGCTTACGCTGCCACTGGGGGAACAAGATTGGTGCAGGAATGGAAAGTTTCTGAAGTTTCTGAAGTAGGGGATATTACACTGGAGTTCGATTTGACGGGTATTACTTTTGGAAAGGATGATCAGTATGAACTGTTGGTTGATGAAGATGGTGATGGCGATTTTTCTGATGCCATAACGTATTCAGGAATACCAACAGGGGACATAATTTCATTTAGTTTAACTGCAAATGATCTTGATGATGGCTATTTATTTACAATAGGTAATACTCAGGAAAAAATTATAAGCGTGATTGATGGTCAGAACTGGAATGATGTGACGACCTGGAGTTCAGACTTTTTGCCAACTACATTGAATGATGTTATTGTTGATAACGGTCATGCGGTAACCGTTTCCGATAACCAATTCTCCTTGGATCTAACGGTAAATGGAACAGGTACTTTAGTGGTGGATAACGGGGCGAACCTTGAGGTTTCAGGAAATGTTGATTCAGACGGCACTTTTACCTGTAATTCTGGAAGCAAGATCACGTTAAACGGAGCTGTTGCTCAGACCTTAGATTTTGTTGGAACAATTGCACTTGATAGTCTTGAAGTAAATAACGCTAATGGGGTAACATTTAATACGGGGTCATTCACGTTTTCGGGAACCTTGTTTCCAACAAGTGGAGATGTAGACTTCGGAGCGAATAGTGTTACTTTTCTTTCTGACGCAACTGGAACAGCATCAATTGGTCCGATAGGAGGAGGTGTTGCTATAACAATGACTAATGTTACATCTCAGCGATTTATTGAAGGAGGAGATGCGGGATGGACTGAAGTAGGCTTCCCTTTTGATAATAGCTTTAAGTTAAGTGATTGGGATGATGAGCTTTTTATTAGTGGACCTGGTGGGACTTTTCTCGATGGCTGTGCTTATGGTAGTGGAGGAAGCTGTTTTACTTCAGTTAAATATTGGGATCCTTCTTTGTCTAAGATGTTTGGTGTAACCAATGCTGACTCTGCAGTTAATGCGGGTAGAGGATTTGATATTTACTTGGGAGATAACTTGTCAACATTTAGTGCTGCAACAATCTCGACTACTAAGAATCTTAACTTGAATGCGAACCCGGCAATTGCAGTTCAGAATGGATGGAACTTTATAGCAAACCCAGTTTTAGCTCCTATTGACTGGAACAATGTAACCCTTGGAGGTGGAGTAAATAATTATTTTTGGGTTTTTGATGCTGAGGACGGTTGGCAATTTTATGAACCAGGAGGTTCTCCTGAGACTTTCTCTGCGAATTTGACAGGAGGAATCATTTCCGCGTACCAAGGTATTTGGGTGTTTAATTCAGGTGGAGCCTCTGATGTTACTTTCAATGAAAGCGCAAAGAGTGTGGGTAGTTCTGATGCGTTCGTAAAGTCTTTGAATGGAAAGGCAAGTATAGAACATAATTGTTTTACCATGAGAATGGAAGATAAACTTTCTCCAACAACATTTGGAAAACTCTATATAGATTTTGCGAATGAAAGATCAAATATGCCAAAGTTACCAACGCTTCCAGGTAGTTATAAATCTATTAATCTTTATGCTGATTTTGAAGGTGAACAATATAGTGTTTTGACTTTGGGGACTTATATTGAGGATTGCATTAGGTTGCCAATAGGAATGGAAGGTGTCTCAGCAGGAGTTTTTAGCCTTTCATTTGATAACGTACCTAAGGACAGAGAGTTGTACATCGTAAATTATGTAAGTGGCGAAAGAATTAGGGTGACCTCAAAAAGTGATATTGAGATATATTTGACAGAACAGAATAGATCTGCTTTTAAATTACTTGTGTTGAGTAAGTCTGGGGATTGTGAAACAAGTGCTCATGAAGATTTGAATGTAGCGTACAACGATTGGGATGGAATAGTAGTTACAGATTTCAGTAATACTGAGATGGAGGTTCATACGTTTAATGTTTTCGACTTAACAGGAAAACTAATTCTTTCTGAAAAGAGTGCAGTGGACACGGCTTCAAAATATGTCATTCCAGCAAATCTGTCAGCTGGTTCCTATATTATTGAGGTGAGAAGTGCTTCAGGCATTGTCGGAACAGGAAAAGTTGTTGTTACCCAAAATTGA
- a CDS encoding glycosyltransferase → MGSIFIKVREFPTKSETFVLGQMEVITQLGYDLRVLVNKKNELSVSSNPELVKKLDVMNRVTVLPIDSSSRFLKRGWLILKGLLKLPPLRSLKLLSTRRYGEAAIRGRYLLEYLSLRKKISGQVVHVQFGDNVGSLDKYKELNLVDFKLIVTFHGYDAHFTDDNFEMKRMEYKRLFEVGDFFTCNTSFLASKLIALGCPEKKLRIMPVPPNAMMFLQGYVKRELGDVLNLVSVGRLIELKGHGYGLMVVKELLDKGVKVKYTIVGEGDQLDELQKLVSELSIESNVTFLGALAQQEIKELLDRMDIFLMPSVTDRHGRQEAQGVVVLEAQACGIPVIAFSSGGLSDVVQHGETGFLVEERNVLSMTEAVLQLFNNSALYKIMSEQARSYVIKYFSQEKSIERWNEVYKKLLSER, encoded by the coding sequence ATGGGAAGCATTTTTATTAAAGTAAGGGAGTTTCCAACAAAATCTGAGACCTTCGTTTTAGGACAGATGGAGGTTATTACTCAATTAGGGTATGACCTCAGAGTTTTAGTGAACAAAAAAAATGAGCTTTCTGTATCCTCCAACCCCGAATTAGTTAAAAAACTGGATGTTATGAATCGAGTCACTGTGCTCCCCATTGATTCAAGCTCCAGATTCTTGAAAAGAGGGTGGCTTATCTTAAAAGGTTTGCTAAAGCTTCCTCCATTACGATCCTTAAAGCTGTTAAGTACTAGAAGATATGGAGAAGCAGCAATAAGGGGGAGGTACCTACTGGAATATCTTAGTTTAAGGAAAAAAATTTCCGGTCAAGTTGTTCATGTTCAGTTTGGTGACAATGTGGGGAGTTTAGACAAGTACAAAGAGCTTAATCTGGTAGACTTTAAGTTGATCGTTACGTTTCACGGTTATGATGCCCATTTCACAGATGATAACTTCGAAATGAAAAGAATGGAATATAAAAGGTTGTTTGAAGTGGGCGATTTTTTTACTTGTAATACATCCTTTTTAGCTTCGAAGTTGATCGCATTGGGCTGTCCCGAAAAGAAGTTGCGTATAATGCCTGTTCCTCCGAATGCGATGATGTTCTTGCAGGGTTATGTAAAGCGAGAGCTAGGAGATGTTTTGAATTTGGTTTCTGTCGGTAGGTTGATTGAACTGAAAGGGCATGGATATGGTTTAATGGTTGTCAAGGAGTTGCTTGATAAAGGCGTTAAAGTAAAGTATACCATTGTTGGAGAAGGAGATCAGCTCGATGAATTGCAAAAATTAGTCAGTGAATTGTCTATTGAATCCAATGTGACATTCTTGGGGGCTCTCGCTCAACAGGAAATAAAAGAATTGTTGGATAGAATGGATATTTTTCTTATGCCCTCAGTTACAGATAGACATGGAAGGCAAGAGGCTCAAGGTGTTGTAGTGTTGGAAGCTCAAGCGTGTGGAATTCCTGTGATAGCCTTCAGTAGTGGTGGATTGTCGGATGTTGTTCAGCATGGTGAAACAGGGTTTCTTGTAGAAGAGAGAAATGTTTTGAGTATGACAGAAGCAGTTTTGCAACTATTCAATAACAGCGCGCTCTACAAGATTATGAGTGAGCAAGCAAGGAGCTATGTTATAAAATACTTTTCTCAAGAAAAATCTATTGAAAGATGGAATGAGGTCTATAAAAAGCTCTTGAGTGAAAGATAG
- a CDS encoding ABC transporter permease, whose amino-acid sequence MQVRNYTPETGLNSPFALLKEIVNGFGKGRFLGYQLFVRDLKASVRQSFLGFLWHFIPAIATAVIWIMLNSQQVVTIENVPMKFPAFAITGTIIWTLITESISKPLMRFNASKSMMVKLNFPKEAIVLATFYDLAFSLLLKMIVLIPALFVMGYYPSVDWLFGLFAIFPMYVFGISLGLLIVPIGMLFSDISKGISYMFQIVMYLAPVVYPVVTEGAMGVIHKWNPVTPFIEFIRSNLGGYEFSMSFQLALWSLVGLVMFVFSLFVLRLSLPVILERSGS is encoded by the coding sequence ATGCAAGTTAGAAATTACACCCCTGAAACAGGGTTAAATAGTCCGTTTGCTCTCCTGAAGGAGATAGTTAATGGCTTTGGAAAAGGAAGGTTTTTGGGTTATCAATTGTTTGTTAGAGATCTGAAAGCTTCTGTACGACAAAGTTTTTTGGGTTTTTTATGGCATTTTATTCCTGCAATTGCTACTGCTGTAATATGGATAATGTTAAACTCTCAGCAAGTTGTGACAATTGAAAATGTTCCAATGAAGTTTCCTGCCTTTGCTATTACTGGAACAATTATTTGGACGTTAATTACAGAGTCAATAAGTAAGCCATTAATGCGGTTTAATGCTTCAAAATCTATGATGGTTAAGCTAAATTTTCCTAAAGAAGCGATTGTGCTAGCTACTTTTTATGATTTAGCCTTCTCTCTTTTGCTTAAAATGATAGTTCTCATCCCAGCACTTTTTGTTATGGGATATTATCCTAGTGTTGATTGGTTGTTTGGTCTTTTTGCTATTTTTCCGATGTATGTGTTTGGAATTTCATTGGGTTTACTAATAGTTCCAATAGGAATGTTGTTTTCTGATATTAGCAAAGGAATTTCTTATATGTTTCAGATTGTAATGTATTTGGCCCCTGTGGTTTATCCCGTTGTAACGGAAGGTGCGATGGGGGTTATTCATAAATGGAATCCAGTTACTCCGTTTATTGAGTTTATAAGATCTAATCTTGGAGGATACGAATTTAGTATGTCTTTTCAATTAGCTTTATGGAGCCTCGTTGGATTGGTAATGTTCGTTTTTAGTCTTTTTGTTCTCAGGTTAAGTTTGCCAGTAATCCTAGAAAGGTCTGGTTCATAG
- a CDS encoding ABC transporter ATP-binding protein codes for MKEDKEVLIKVEGVSKKFARNLRKSLRYGVQDLTREVFGMARVEQLRKSEFWALDDVNFEIRRGECLGLIGHNGAGKSTILKIINGLLKPDKGRVTVKGKVAALIELGAGFNPILTGRENIYNNASVLGFTKEETDAKLDDIIAFSEIGEFIDAPVQSYSSGMKVRLGFSVAAQMDPDVLIIDEVLAVGDVFFRNKCIARIDQLKKNCAIIFVSHSINLVGRICTAALVMDKGKVVDSGNSIGESYLKFLELRPNTDSYNPEGSLLSSIHITQDGQRVDQVHAYSLIDIHMEFTHKLDAYINIVLFDISQRPVITILHEDYNNVNGKRIVIKDFAVNLVPGKYSFSVNINKGRNDSVIEKITEVGSFKVLGEDFLWSPLVIKQDFDVQE; via the coding sequence ATGAAAGAAGATAAGGAAGTATTAATAAAGGTAGAAGGTGTCTCGAAGAAGTTTGCAAGGAACCTAAGAAAGAGTCTTCGATATGGTGTTCAGGACCTTACAAGGGAGGTCTTTGGGATGGCTAGAGTTGAACAGTTAAGGAAGTCGGAATTTTGGGCACTAGACGATGTTAATTTCGAGATCAGAAGAGGTGAGTGTCTTGGTTTGATTGGTCATAACGGTGCAGGTAAGTCAACTATCCTTAAAATAATCAACGGATTGCTAAAGCCAGATAAAGGAAGGGTAACCGTTAAAGGCAAGGTGGCTGCGTTAATTGAACTTGGAGCAGGGTTTAATCCAATATTGACTGGAAGAGAGAATATTTACAATAATGCTTCCGTTTTAGGATTCACAAAGGAAGAGACAGACGCTAAATTAGATGATATTATTGCATTCTCGGAGATTGGTGAGTTTATTGATGCTCCCGTACAAAGCTATAGTTCCGGAATGAAAGTTAGATTAGGATTTTCAGTTGCTGCTCAAATGGATCCAGATGTCTTGATAATAGATGAGGTTCTTGCGGTTGGAGATGTATTTTTTAGAAATAAGTGTATTGCAAGAATTGATCAACTGAAAAAGAACTGTGCGATCATATTCGTGTCACACTCTATTAACTTGGTAGGTAGAATTTGTACAGCTGCTCTTGTCATGGATAAGGGAAAAGTAGTTGATTCAGGAAATAGTATTGGAGAAAGTTATTTGAAGTTTTTAGAGTTGCGACCAAATACAGACTCATATAATCCCGAAGGATCGCTGTTATCTTCGATACATATAACGCAAGACGGCCAACGTGTAGATCAAGTTCATGCGTACAGTTTAATTGACATTCACATGGAATTTACACACAAACTTGACGCATACATCAATATTGTATTGTTTGACATAAGTCAGCGACCTGTGATTACAATCTTACACGAAGATTATAATAATGTAAATGGAAAGAGGATTGTAATTAAAGATTTTGCCGTCAACCTAGTGCCAGGAAAATATTCTTTTTCCGTGAATATAAATAAAGGAAGAAACGATTCTGTAATCGAAAAAATTACTGAAGTTGGAAGTTTTAAAGTGCTTGGAGAAGATTTCTTATGGAGTCCTCTTGTAATAAAACAAGATTTTGATGTTCAAGAGTAA
- a CDS encoding sulfotransferase — protein MFKSKFNKEKVFCIGYGKTGTTTIGKVLEDFGYDLGDQPTAELLIYEYHKRNFKAISDYCLTANAFQDLPFAAPFLFIYLDQIFPNAKFILTRRDNPEQWYSSLVRFHSKKWSDGVNPPSKEELLKAGYRNQTFAYDTKHIVFNSTDEDLYHKDTLISSYESHNKAAKEYFRTKSNFIEINVSNKGDYVRLCEFLNKTPKGDDFPWLNKT, from the coding sequence ATGTTCAAGAGTAAATTTAATAAAGAGAAAGTTTTTTGTATTGGCTATGGTAAAACTGGAACTACCACTATTGGTAAAGTATTAGAAGATTTTGGTTATGACCTTGGGGATCAACCAACAGCAGAGTTACTGATTTACGAGTATCATAAAAGAAACTTTAAAGCAATCTCAGATTATTGTTTAACCGCTAATGCATTTCAAGACCTTCCGTTTGCTGCACCATTCCTATTTATTTACTTAGATCAAATCTTTCCAAATGCTAAATTCATTCTAACAAGAAGAGATAATCCAGAACAATGGTATTCCTCCTTGGTCAGGTTTCACTCGAAAAAATGGAGTGATGGCGTGAATCCACCTTCTAAAGAGGAATTACTTAAGGCAGGGTACAGAAATCAGACATTTGCTTATGATACTAAGCACATCGTGTTCAATAGTACCGATGAAGATCTGTATCATAAGGATACTCTAATAAGCTCTTATGAATCTCATAACAAAGCAGCCAAAGAATATTTCAGGACAAAGTCCAACTTTATCGAGATTAATGTTAGTAACAAAGGAGATTATGTGCGTCTCTGTGAATTCTTAAATAAAACTCCTAAAGGGGATGACTTTCCTTGGCTAAACAAAACATGA
- a CDS encoding DegT/DnrJ/EryC1/StrS family aminotransferase: protein MIPVTKSYLPPKDEYLSWLNQIYEKEWLTNRGNLVQLLEKRIQERLKIDWVLATNNGTIPIQIALKLLAGKGEIITTPFSYVATTSSIVWEDCKPVFVDIHPEFLTIDESRIEEAITDSTTCILATHVFGNPCNVEKIDQIAKKHDLYVIYDAAHCFDVNYNGKSLFEYGDVSTCSFHATKIFHTAEGGALFTSKEDLKNKLFYSHNFGHKTPVEFQGVGINAKLSELHAAMGLSVLNHMDEIISSRKGVVKIYDEQLTNFQRLKIREGTEWNYSYYPIIFETEKELLQSLEILKEHDIYPRRYFMPSLNELSYVEYQATPISESISRRVLCLPLYYGLEEGNVRKIVSLLNKN, encoded by the coding sequence ATGATACCAGTTACTAAATCATACCTACCGCCTAAGGATGAATACCTGTCTTGGTTGAATCAAATCTATGAAAAAGAATGGTTGACCAACAGAGGTAATCTTGTTCAATTGCTTGAAAAAAGGATTCAGGAAAGATTAAAAATTGATTGGGTTTTAGCCACTAATAATGGAACAATACCAATTCAAATAGCATTAAAACTGTTGGCAGGAAAGGGAGAAATAATTACGACTCCATTTAGTTATGTCGCTACGACATCCTCAATAGTTTGGGAGGATTGCAAACCTGTCTTCGTAGATATACACCCTGAATTCCTGACTATTGATGAATCAAGAATAGAGGAAGCAATAACTGACAGTACAACATGTATTTTAGCCACTCATGTTTTTGGAAACCCGTGTAATGTTGAGAAGATAGACCAAATTGCCAAGAAACATGATCTTTATGTGATCTATGATGCCGCTCATTGTTTTGATGTGAATTATAACGGGAAATCATTATTTGAATATGGAGATGTAAGCACTTGTAGTTTCCATGCTACTAAAATCTTTCACACAGCTGAGGGAGGAGCATTATTCACGAGTAAAGAAGATCTGAAGAATAAACTATTCTATAGTCACAACTTTGGACATAAAACACCTGTCGAGTTTCAAGGTGTTGGTATCAATGCCAAACTATCCGAGCTTCATGCAGCAATGGGATTATCAGTCTTGAATCACATGGATGAAATAATATCTAGTCGAAAAGGTGTAGTCAAAATATATGATGAGCAGTTAACAAATTTCCAAAGACTCAAGATCAGAGAAGGTACCGAATGGAACTACAGTTATTATCCGATAATTTTTGAAACTGAAAAAGAATTATTGCAAAGCCTCGAAATTCTAAAGGAGCATGATATTTACCCAAGAAGGTATTTTATGCCTTCCTTGAATGAGTTGAGCTATGTTGAATATCAGGCTACACCAATTTCTGAGTCAATTTCTCGAAGAGTTTTGTGCTTGCCACTTTATTACGGATTGGAAGAAGGTAATGTTCGGAAGATCGTTTCACTACTAAATAAGAACTGA
- a CDS encoding WbqC family protein, whose translation MDTSAAIMQPYIFPYLGYFQLIQAADHFVFYDDVSFIKKGWINRNQLLINKEAKKFSVPLIKASQNKLIKEVEVCNDPKWFKQFFTTLEHSYKAAPYYGEVIELIKDIFEKDFVTISDLAIISVQTISDHLGIDVTFSLSSEEFSESRGINRAERLATITKECGAEVYINPQGGMELYSKEMFIRYGVDLRFIVSDLPAYKQYENDFVKGLSIIDILMFNSRNEVKKMLDLYELK comes from the coding sequence ATGGATACCTCTGCAGCAATCATGCAGCCTTACATCTTTCCCTACCTTGGTTATTTTCAGCTAATTCAAGCTGCTGATCATTTTGTTTTTTATGACGATGTAAGTTTCATCAAGAAGGGGTGGATCAATCGAAATCAATTACTGATCAATAAAGAAGCGAAGAAATTTAGTGTTCCGCTTATTAAAGCTTCTCAAAATAAGTTAATAAAGGAAGTCGAGGTATGCAATGACCCAAAGTGGTTTAAACAGTTCTTCACTACTTTAGAACATAGTTATAAAGCCGCTCCCTACTACGGTGAAGTGATAGAACTAATCAAAGATATTTTTGAAAAGGATTTCGTGACGATCTCAGATCTTGCAATTATTAGTGTTCAAACAATTAGTGATCATCTTGGGATAGACGTAACTTTTTCACTAAGCTCAGAGGAATTTTCAGAAAGTAGAGGTATCAACAGAGCAGAAAGGCTTGCAACAATTACAAAAGAGTGTGGAGCTGAAGTTTACATTAATCCGCAAGGGGGGATGGAACTGTATTCAAAGGAAATGTTTATTCGGTATGGGGTAGATTTAAGGTTTATCGTGAGCGATTTACCTGCTTATAAACAGTACGAAAATGATTTCGTGAAAGGGCTTTCTATTATTGATATTTTAATGTTTAATTCTCGAAATGAAGTCAAGAAAATGTTAGATTTGTACGAACTAAAATAA
- a CDS encoding acetyltransferase, whose translation MAKVVIFGILDTAELAHWYLTNDSEHEVVAFTVHEEYKKEDSFQGLPLIAFEKLQEEYSPGEYFLFAPMTGKNMNRLREKVYLEGKEKGYRYISYVSSKATVCGNEIGENCFILEDNTLQPFTKVGNNVVMWSGNHIGHHGEIKDHVFFTSHVVMSGHCTIESYCFFGVNATIRDYSHLKQGTLLAMGASLTKAETEEWGVYLGNPAKKMEGKKSFDVY comes from the coding sequence ATGGCGAAAGTAGTGATATTTGGAATCTTAGACACAGCGGAGCTCGCCCATTGGTATCTGACCAATGATTCTGAACATGAAGTGGTGGCATTTACTGTTCATGAGGAGTATAAAAAAGAAGACTCTTTTCAAGGACTCCCGTTAATCGCGTTTGAGAAACTACAAGAAGAATATTCTCCTGGAGAATACTTTCTGTTTGCGCCTATGACAGGTAAAAATATGAATAGACTGAGAGAAAAGGTTTACTTGGAAGGAAAAGAGAAGGGGTACAGATATATTTCGTATGTAAGTTCAAAGGCTACTGTCTGTGGTAATGAAATTGGTGAGAACTGTTTTATTCTTGAAGACAATACTTTACAGCCGTTTACGAAGGTTGGGAATAATGTAGTAATGTGGAGTGGAAATCACATTGGTCATCACGGAGAAATAAAGGACCATGTCTTCTTTACTTCTCATGTTGTCATGTCTGGGCATTGCACAATTGAATCCTATTGCTTTTTCGGAGTGAATGCTACGATAAGAGATTATTCTCACCTAAAACAGGGAACGTTACTGGCAATGGGAGCTAGTCTTACCAAGGCAGAAACTGAAGAGTGGGGGGTGTACTTAGGGAACCCAGCAAAGAAGATGGAAGGTAAGAAAAGCTTTGATGTTTACTAA
- a CDS encoding class I SAM-dependent methyltransferase, with protein MTESIDNIESCIVCGGSIWKSVFSKLNKIKLASGEQEFDQKIICCEKCGNSRVIFNRDYTDEKLSNYYKNVPRTPVSLEKIYENKEDPRVKNAINRVNFIKDHTKGKRLLEIGFGDGFTLLESVKQGFDCSGVDVTGDYDENILLLKDKGVQIHNEVFNQYKTEDKYDIVTAFLLLEHIKDPESFMEQIKGYLTEDGYIVLEVPDVKNYQRFYSETQLTFEHTYHYTIAVLESLMNKYGFELVCYQSPGVSYDFAMTCAFQRTSEPKPQHNIAGNGGVVIDYFNKYFDQMKRYGYLLREEFDAIVSCHDDLVVFGAGNFFETIVDFLGQECTEKVAYFVDETKSKNGKKFYGKIIQDLEYFAKDKPEAVLVASEMFGKQIKKKLIDLHPECNVFCIQDEINIKLKN; from the coding sequence ATGACTGAATCAATTGATAATATTGAGTCTTGCATCGTTTGTGGTGGTTCTATATGGAAATCTGTTTTTTCCAAGCTAAACAAGATTAAGCTTGCCTCAGGGGAGCAGGAATTTGATCAAAAAATAATCTGCTGTGAGAAATGCGGAAACTCCAGGGTGATTTTTAATAGAGACTACACTGATGAGAAGTTGAGCAACTACTATAAGAATGTTCCAAGAACGCCAGTTTCTCTGGAAAAGATATATGAAAATAAAGAAGATCCTAGAGTGAAGAATGCGATTAATCGAGTTAATTTCATTAAGGATCATACAAAAGGTAAAAGGTTACTTGAGATCGGCTTTGGGGATGGATTTACTTTATTAGAATCTGTTAAACAAGGATTCGATTGCTCAGGTGTAGATGTGACAGGTGATTATGATGAAAACATTCTGCTACTCAAGGATAAAGGAGTTCAAATTCACAATGAGGTCTTCAATCAATATAAAACTGAAGATAAATATGACATTGTAACGGCTTTTCTTTTATTGGAACACATTAAGGATCCAGAGAGTTTCATGGAGCAAATAAAAGGATACCTCACAGAAGATGGATACATTGTTTTAGAAGTTCCAGATGTAAAGAACTATCAGCGATTCTATTCTGAAACTCAACTTACCTTCGAGCATACATACCACTACACAATAGCTGTGTTGGAATCATTGATGAACAAATATGGTTTTGAATTGGTTTGCTACCAGAGTCCTGGAGTCTCATATGATTTTGCGATGACTTGTGCTTTTCAAAGAACGAGTGAACCCAAACCTCAACACAATATCGCTGGTAACGGAGGAGTGGTAATAGATTACTTTAACAAGTATTTCGATCAAATGAAACGCTATGGGTATCTTTTGAGAGAGGAGTTCGATGCTATTGTTAGTTGTCACGATGACTTGGTTGTTTTTGGGGCGGGCAACTTCTTCGAAACCATTGTTGATTTCTTGGGACAGGAATGTACAGAAAAGGTGGCTTACTTCGTTGATGAAACGAAAAGTAAGAATGGAAAGAAGTTTTATGGAAAGATCATTCAAGACTTGGAGTATTTTGCGAAAGATAAGCCTGAGGCGGTCCTTGTAGCGAGTGAGATGTTTGGAAAACAAATCAAGAAAAAATTGATTGATCTCCATCCAGAATGCAATGTATTTTGCATACAAGACGAAATTAATATTAAACTCAAAAACTAA